The Myotis daubentonii chromosome 21, mMyoDau2.1, whole genome shotgun sequence genome window below encodes:
- the CRABP1 gene encoding cellular retinoic acid-binding protein 1, whose amino-acid sequence MPNFAGTWKMRSSENFDELLKALGVNAMLRKVAVAAASKPHVEIRQDGDRFYIKTSTTVRTTEINFKVGEGFEEETVDGRKCRSLPTWENENKIHCTQTLLEGDGPKTYWTRELANDELILTFGADDVVCTRIYVRE is encoded by the exons ATGCCCAACTTCGCCGGCACCTGGAAGATGCGAAGCAGCGAGAACTTCGACGAGCTCCTGAAGGCTCTGG GTGTGAACGCCATGCTGCGGAAGGTGGCCGTGGCCGCCGCGTCCAAGCCGCACGTGGAGATCCGCCAGGACGGGGACCGCTTCTACATCAAGACGTCCACCACCGTGCGCACCACCGAGATCAACTTCAAGGTCGGGGAGGGCTTCGAGGAGGAGACGGTGGACGGACGCAAGTGCAGG AGTTTGCCCACCTGGGAGAACGAGAACAAGATCCACTGCACACAGACCCTCCTGGAGGGCGACGGCCCCAAAACCTACTGGACCCGAGAGCTGGCCAACGACGAGCTCATCCTG ACCTTCGGCGCCGACGACGTGGTCTGCACGAGGATTTACGTTCGGGAGTGA